A region from the Papio anubis isolate 15944 chromosome 6, Panubis1.0, whole genome shotgun sequence genome encodes:
- the KIAA1586 gene encoding E3 SUMO-protein ligase KIAA1586 homolog isoform X3, whose product MPKRQGDFLHFLNMKKVKTDTENNEVSKNHCELSKAKEPHFEYIEPPIIEEKPSRSSKEEIDNLVLPDCWNEKQAFMFTEQYKWLEIKEGKLGCKDCSTVRHLGSKAEKHVHVSKEWIAYLVTPNGSNKTTRQASLRKKIREHDVSKAHGKIQDLLKESTNDSISNLVHKQNNKNIDATVKVFNTVYSLVKHNRPLSDIEGAIELQEKNGEVNCLNTRYSATRIAEHIAKEMKMKIFKNIIEENAKICIIIDEASTVSKKSTLVIYLQCTIQSAPAPIMLFVALKELVSTTAEYIFNTLLTTLNDCGFTNEYLKANLIAFCSDGANTILGRKSGVATKLLENFPEIIIWNCLNHRLQLSLDDSISEIKQINHFKIFLDKIYSIYHQPNKNQTNPLGTVAKELETEIIKIGRVMGPRWAACSLQAATAVWHAYPILYMHFSHSFCGLAKRLANINFLQDLALMIDILEEFSVLSTALQSRSTNIQKAQKLIKRTIRALENLKIGTGKYESQIEDLIKSDKFKDIPFNKNNKFNALPRNILLDNIIQHMNLRLLSDGNHESIFNYFDLLEPSTWPYEEITSPWIAGEKKLFHLCEILKYEVDLNDFREFVNNNIKSNNVSIPATIQKAKKIVSTIAINSAEAERGFHLMNIICTRVRNSLTIDHVSDLMTINLLGKELADWDATPFVKSWSNCNHRLATDTRVRQKSTKVFHENQLALWNLQ is encoded by the coding sequence ATGCCAAAACGACAGggtgattttttgcattttttaaatatgaagaaggtgaaaacagacacagaaaataatGAAGTGAGCAAAAATCATTGTGAATTGTCTAAGGCAAAGGAACCACATTTCGAGTATATTGAACCACCAATCATTGAAGAAAAGCCATCACGTTCatcaaaggaagaaatagataatcttGTGCTTCCAGATTGTTGGAATGAAAAACAAGCATTTATGTTTACAGAGCAATACAAATGGCTTGAAATAAAAGAAGGTAAATTAGGATGTAAGGATTGTTCAACAGTTCGGCATTTGGGATCGAAAGCAGAAAAGCATGTCCATGTGTCCAAGGAATGGATTGCATATTTAGTAACCCCTAATGGCAGTAATAAAACTACTAGGCAAGCTTCTCTACGAAAAAAAATTAGGGAACATGATGTTTCTAAAGCCCATGGTAAAATTCAGGATTTGTTAAAGGAATCAACAAATGATTCAATTTCTAATTTAGtgcataaacaaaataataaaaatattgatgctACTGTAAAAGTTTTCAATACTGTTTACAGTTTAGTAAAACATAATAGACCTTTATCTGATATTGAGGGGGCAATagaattacaggaaaaaaatggagaggTAAATTGTTTGAATACACGTTACAGTGCAACAAGAATAGCAGAACATattgcaaaagaaatgaagatgaagatatttaagaatattatagAAGAGAATGCCAAAATCTGTATCATAATTGATGAGGCATCTACAGTTTCAAAGAAAAGCACCCTAGTGATTTATCTCCAGTGCACAATTCAGTCAGCTCCTGCACCTATTATGTTATTTGTGGCTTTAAAAGAATTGGTGTCAACTACAGCAGAGTATATTTTCAATACATTATTGACTACTTTAAATGATTGTGGTTTTACAAATGAATATTTGAAAGCAAATTTAATTGCATTTTGTTCTGATGGTGCTAATACAATCCTGGGAAGAAAGTCTGGAGTAGCTACAAAATTGTTAGAAAATTTTCCTGAAATCATCATTTGGAACTGTTTAAATCATCGATTACAATTGTCACTTGATGATTCtatatctgaaataaaacaaattaatcattttaaaatatttcttgataaaatttattctatttatcaTCAACCTAATAAAAATCAAACCAACCCTCTAGGAACTGTAGCTAAAGAACTTGAaactgaaattattaaaattggtCGGGTAATGGGACCAAGATGGGCAGCATGTAGTTTACAAGCTGCTACTGCTGTATGGCATGCATATcctatattatatatgcatttttctcattctttctgtgGTTTGGCAAAGAGATTAGCTAACATTAATTTCTTACAAGACCTTGCTTTAATGATTGACATTCTTGAAGAATTTTCAGTACTTTCAACTGCATTACAGTCAAGATCAACTAATATTCAGAAAGCACAAAAATTGATCAAACGTACCATAAGAgctttggaaaatttaaaaattggtactGGAAAGTATGAATCTCAAATTGAAGATTTGATCAAGTCAGATAAGTTTAAAGATATtccatttaataaaaacaataaatttaatgCTCTTCCTAGGAATATATTACTAGACAATATAATTCAGCACATGAACCTACGCCTTTTATCTGACGGAAACcatgaaagtatttttaattactttgatTTGCTAGAACCTTCTACATGGCCTTATGAAGAAATAACTTCACCATGGATAGCtggtgaaaaaaaattatttcatttgtgtgaaattttaaaatatgaagttgATTTGAATGATTTTCGGgaatttgtaaataataatataaaatcaaaCAATGTTTCAATTCCTGCAACTAtacaaaaagctaaaaagataGTTAGCACCATTGCAATCAATAGTGCTGAAGCTGAAAGGGGTTTCCATTTAATGAACATAATTTGTACAAGGGTGAGAAATAGTTTGACAATAGATCATGTGTCAGATTTAATGACAATAAATTTATTGGGGAAAGAACTAGCAGATTGGGATGCAACACCATTTGTAAAATCCTGGTCAAATTGCAACCACAGGTTGGCTACAGATACAAGAGTTCGGCAAAAGTCAACAAAAGTCTTCCATGAGAATCAATTGGCTTTATGGAACTTACAATAG
- the KIAA1586 gene encoding E3 SUMO-protein ligase KIAA1586 homolog isoform X1: MGDPGSEIIESVPPAGPEASESTTDENEDDIQFVSEGPSRPVLEYIDLVCGDNENPSTYYSDILFPKMPKRQGDFLHFLNMKKVKTDTENNEVSKNHCELSKAKEPHFEYIEPPIIEEKPSRSSKEEIDNLVLPDCWNEKQAFMFTEQYKWLEIKEGKLGCKDCSTVRHLGSKAEKHVHVSKEWIAYLVTPNGSNKTTRQASLRKKIREHDVSKAHGKIQDLLKESTNDSISNLVHKQNNKNIDATVKVFNTVYSLVKHNRPLSDIEGAIELQEKNGEVNCLNTRYSATRIAEHIAKEMKMKIFKNIIEENAKICIIIDEASTVSKKSTLVIYLQCTIQSAPAPIMLFVALKELVSTTAEYIFNTLLTTLNDCGFTNEYLKANLIAFCSDGANTILGRKSGVATKLLENFPEIIIWNCLNHRLQLSLDDSISEIKQINHFKIFLDKIYSIYHQPNKNQTNPLGTVAKELETEIIKIGRVMGPRWAACSLQAATAVWHAYPILYMHFSHSFCGLAKRLANINFLQDLALMIDILEEFSVLSTALQSRSTNIQKAQKLIKRTIRALENLKIGTGKYESQIEDLIKSDKFKDIPFNKNNKFNALPRNILLDNIIQHMNLRLLSDGNHESIFNYFDLLEPSTWPYEEITSPWIAGEKKLFHLCEILKYEVDLNDFREFVNNNIKSNNVSIPATIQKAKKIVSTIAINSAEAERGFHLMNIICTRVRNSLTIDHVSDLMTINLLGKELADWDATPFVKSWSNCNHRLATDTRVRQKSTKVFHENQLALWNLQ, from the exons ATGGGAGACCCGGGGTCGGAG ATAATAGAATCTGTCCCTCCAGCTGGCCCTGAGGCATCTGAGTCAACAACGGATGAAAATGAAGACGACATTCAGTTTGTCAGT GAAGGACCATCGAGACCTGTTCTTGAATACATCGATCTGGTCTGTGGTGATAATGAAAACCCTAGCACCTATTATAGTGAT attctGTTTCCTAAAATGCCAAAACGACAGggtgattttttgcattttttaaatatgaagaaggtgaaaacagacacagaaaataatGAAGTGAGCAAAAATCATTGTGAATTGTCTAAGGCAAAGGAACCACATTTCGAGTATATTGAACCACCAATCATTGAAGAAAAGCCATCACGTTCatcaaaggaagaaatagataatcttGTGCTTCCAGATTGTTGGAATGAAAAACAAGCATTTATGTTTACAGAGCAATACAAATGGCTTGAAATAAAAGAAGGTAAATTAGGATGTAAGGATTGTTCAACAGTTCGGCATTTGGGATCGAAAGCAGAAAAGCATGTCCATGTGTCCAAGGAATGGATTGCATATTTAGTAACCCCTAATGGCAGTAATAAAACTACTAGGCAAGCTTCTCTACGAAAAAAAATTAGGGAACATGATGTTTCTAAAGCCCATGGTAAAATTCAGGATTTGTTAAAGGAATCAACAAATGATTCAATTTCTAATTTAGtgcataaacaaaataataaaaatattgatgctACTGTAAAAGTTTTCAATACTGTTTACAGTTTAGTAAAACATAATAGACCTTTATCTGATATTGAGGGGGCAATagaattacaggaaaaaaatggagaggTAAATTGTTTGAATACACGTTACAGTGCAACAAGAATAGCAGAACATattgcaaaagaaatgaagatgaagatatttaagaatattatagAAGAGAATGCCAAAATCTGTATCATAATTGATGAGGCATCTACAGTTTCAAAGAAAAGCACCCTAGTGATTTATCTCCAGTGCACAATTCAGTCAGCTCCTGCACCTATTATGTTATTTGTGGCTTTAAAAGAATTGGTGTCAACTACAGCAGAGTATATTTTCAATACATTATTGACTACTTTAAATGATTGTGGTTTTACAAATGAATATTTGAAAGCAAATTTAATTGCATTTTGTTCTGATGGTGCTAATACAATCCTGGGAAGAAAGTCTGGAGTAGCTACAAAATTGTTAGAAAATTTTCCTGAAATCATCATTTGGAACTGTTTAAATCATCGATTACAATTGTCACTTGATGATTCtatatctgaaataaaacaaattaatcattttaaaatatttcttgataaaatttattctatttatcaTCAACCTAATAAAAATCAAACCAACCCTCTAGGAACTGTAGCTAAAGAACTTGAaactgaaattattaaaattggtCGGGTAATGGGACCAAGATGGGCAGCATGTAGTTTACAAGCTGCTACTGCTGTATGGCATGCATATcctatattatatatgcatttttctcattctttctgtgGTTTGGCAAAGAGATTAGCTAACATTAATTTCTTACAAGACCTTGCTTTAATGATTGACATTCTTGAAGAATTTTCAGTACTTTCAACTGCATTACAGTCAAGATCAACTAATATTCAGAAAGCACAAAAATTGATCAAACGTACCATAAGAgctttggaaaatttaaaaattggtactGGAAAGTATGAATCTCAAATTGAAGATTTGATCAAGTCAGATAAGTTTAAAGATATtccatttaataaaaacaataaatttaatgCTCTTCCTAGGAATATATTACTAGACAATATAATTCAGCACATGAACCTACGCCTTTTATCTGACGGAAACcatgaaagtatttttaattactttgatTTGCTAGAACCTTCTACATGGCCTTATGAAGAAATAACTTCACCATGGATAGCtggtgaaaaaaaattatttcatttgtgtgaaattttaaaatatgaagttgATTTGAATGATTTTCGGgaatttgtaaataataatataaaatcaaaCAATGTTTCAATTCCTGCAACTAtacaaaaagctaaaaagataGTTAGCACCATTGCAATCAATAGTGCTGAAGCTGAAAGGGGTTTCCATTTAATGAACATAATTTGTACAAGGGTGAGAAATAGTTTGACAATAGATCATGTGTCAGATTTAATGACAATAAATTTATTGGGGAAAGAACTAGCAGATTGGGATGCAACACCATTTGTAAAATCCTGGTCAAATTGCAACCACAGGTTGGCTACAGATACAAGAGTTCGGCAAAAGTCAACAAAAGTCTTCCATGAGAATCAATTGGCTTTATGGAACTTACAATAG
- the KIAA1586 gene encoding E3 SUMO-protein ligase KIAA1586 homolog isoform X2, translating into MGDPGSEIIESVPPAGPEASESTTDENEDDIQFVSILFPKMPKRQGDFLHFLNMKKVKTDTENNEVSKNHCELSKAKEPHFEYIEPPIIEEKPSRSSKEEIDNLVLPDCWNEKQAFMFTEQYKWLEIKEGKLGCKDCSTVRHLGSKAEKHVHVSKEWIAYLVTPNGSNKTTRQASLRKKIREHDVSKAHGKIQDLLKESTNDSISNLVHKQNNKNIDATVKVFNTVYSLVKHNRPLSDIEGAIELQEKNGEVNCLNTRYSATRIAEHIAKEMKMKIFKNIIEENAKICIIIDEASTVSKKSTLVIYLQCTIQSAPAPIMLFVALKELVSTTAEYIFNTLLTTLNDCGFTNEYLKANLIAFCSDGANTILGRKSGVATKLLENFPEIIIWNCLNHRLQLSLDDSISEIKQINHFKIFLDKIYSIYHQPNKNQTNPLGTVAKELETEIIKIGRVMGPRWAACSLQAATAVWHAYPILYMHFSHSFCGLAKRLANINFLQDLALMIDILEEFSVLSTALQSRSTNIQKAQKLIKRTIRALENLKIGTGKYESQIEDLIKSDKFKDIPFNKNNKFNALPRNILLDNIIQHMNLRLLSDGNHESIFNYFDLLEPSTWPYEEITSPWIAGEKKLFHLCEILKYEVDLNDFREFVNNNIKSNNVSIPATIQKAKKIVSTIAINSAEAERGFHLMNIICTRVRNSLTIDHVSDLMTINLLGKELADWDATPFVKSWSNCNHRLATDTRVRQKSTKVFHENQLALWNLQ; encoded by the exons ATGGGAGACCCGGGGTCGGAG ATAATAGAATCTGTCCCTCCAGCTGGCCCTGAGGCATCTGAGTCAACAACGGATGAAAATGAAGACGACATTCAGTTTGTCAGT attctGTTTCCTAAAATGCCAAAACGACAGggtgattttttgcattttttaaatatgaagaaggtgaaaacagacacagaaaataatGAAGTGAGCAAAAATCATTGTGAATTGTCTAAGGCAAAGGAACCACATTTCGAGTATATTGAACCACCAATCATTGAAGAAAAGCCATCACGTTCatcaaaggaagaaatagataatcttGTGCTTCCAGATTGTTGGAATGAAAAACAAGCATTTATGTTTACAGAGCAATACAAATGGCTTGAAATAAAAGAAGGTAAATTAGGATGTAAGGATTGTTCAACAGTTCGGCATTTGGGATCGAAAGCAGAAAAGCATGTCCATGTGTCCAAGGAATGGATTGCATATTTAGTAACCCCTAATGGCAGTAATAAAACTACTAGGCAAGCTTCTCTACGAAAAAAAATTAGGGAACATGATGTTTCTAAAGCCCATGGTAAAATTCAGGATTTGTTAAAGGAATCAACAAATGATTCAATTTCTAATTTAGtgcataaacaaaataataaaaatattgatgctACTGTAAAAGTTTTCAATACTGTTTACAGTTTAGTAAAACATAATAGACCTTTATCTGATATTGAGGGGGCAATagaattacaggaaaaaaatggagaggTAAATTGTTTGAATACACGTTACAGTGCAACAAGAATAGCAGAACATattgcaaaagaaatgaagatgaagatatttaagaatattatagAAGAGAATGCCAAAATCTGTATCATAATTGATGAGGCATCTACAGTTTCAAAGAAAAGCACCCTAGTGATTTATCTCCAGTGCACAATTCAGTCAGCTCCTGCACCTATTATGTTATTTGTGGCTTTAAAAGAATTGGTGTCAACTACAGCAGAGTATATTTTCAATACATTATTGACTACTTTAAATGATTGTGGTTTTACAAATGAATATTTGAAAGCAAATTTAATTGCATTTTGTTCTGATGGTGCTAATACAATCCTGGGAAGAAAGTCTGGAGTAGCTACAAAATTGTTAGAAAATTTTCCTGAAATCATCATTTGGAACTGTTTAAATCATCGATTACAATTGTCACTTGATGATTCtatatctgaaataaaacaaattaatcattttaaaatatttcttgataaaatttattctatttatcaTCAACCTAATAAAAATCAAACCAACCCTCTAGGAACTGTAGCTAAAGAACTTGAaactgaaattattaaaattggtCGGGTAATGGGACCAAGATGGGCAGCATGTAGTTTACAAGCTGCTACTGCTGTATGGCATGCATATcctatattatatatgcatttttctcattctttctgtgGTTTGGCAAAGAGATTAGCTAACATTAATTTCTTACAAGACCTTGCTTTAATGATTGACATTCTTGAAGAATTTTCAGTACTTTCAACTGCATTACAGTCAAGATCAACTAATATTCAGAAAGCACAAAAATTGATCAAACGTACCATAAGAgctttggaaaatttaaaaattggtactGGAAAGTATGAATCTCAAATTGAAGATTTGATCAAGTCAGATAAGTTTAAAGATATtccatttaataaaaacaataaatttaatgCTCTTCCTAGGAATATATTACTAGACAATATAATTCAGCACATGAACCTACGCCTTTTATCTGACGGAAACcatgaaagtatttttaattactttgatTTGCTAGAACCTTCTACATGGCCTTATGAAGAAATAACTTCACCATGGATAGCtggtgaaaaaaaattatttcatttgtgtgaaattttaaaatatgaagttgATTTGAATGATTTTCGGgaatttgtaaataataatataaaatcaaaCAATGTTTCAATTCCTGCAACTAtacaaaaagctaaaaagataGTTAGCACCATTGCAATCAATAGTGCTGAAGCTGAAAGGGGTTTCCATTTAATGAACATAATTTGTACAAGGGTGAGAAATAGTTTGACAATAGATCATGTGTCAGATTTAATGACAATAAATTTATTGGGGAAAGAACTAGCAGATTGGGATGCAACACCATTTGTAAAATCCTGGTCAAATTGCAACCACAGGTTGGCTACAGATACAAGAGTTCGGCAAAAGTCAACAAAAGTCTTCCATGAGAATCAATTGGCTTTATGGAACTTACAATAG